One window of Streptococcus troglodytae genomic DNA carries:
- a CDS encoding Valyl-tRNA synthetase, whose amino-acid sequence MTKRKLIKIIIAVCLVLAIAGGSFYYYASHHVAKMIPGHAYQYSSVFEGKENNRVMYVAFSRTSDKVIVTQDKTLALKAVQGEKQFDKIYKSQSKNASWKYKANDNKMTLGKVEGKKLSQWQYNSILAYGKRFISYSFTYQISEAGQGQVKQKMYFKQID is encoded by the coding sequence ATGACAAAACGTAAATTAATAAAGATTATTATTGCAGTCTGTCTTGTCTTAGCTATTGCTGGAGGTAGTTTTTACTACTATGCCAGCCATCATGTTGCTAAAATGATTCCAGGTCATGCTTATCAATATTCTAGTGTTTTTGAGGGCAAAGAAAATAACCGTGTAATGTATGTCGCCTTTTCTAGAACTAGTGATAAAGTCATTGTGACACAGGATAAGACACTTGCCTTGAAGGCTGTTCAAGGTGAGAAACAGTTTGATAAGATCTATAAGTCTCAAAGTAAAAATGCGTCTTGGAAGTATAAAGCAAATGACAATAAAATGACCTTAGGTAAAGTAGAAGGCAAAAAGCTTTCTCAATGGCAATACAATAGCATATTGGCCTATGGAAAGCGATTCATTTCTTATAGTTTTACTTATCAGATTTCTGAAGCTGGTCAAGGACAAGTCAAACAAAAAATGTACTTTAAACAAATTGATTAG
- the lysS gene encoding lysine--tRNA ligase → MSHQHTEELNDQQIVRREKMAALAEQGIDPFGKRFERTATSGQLKEKYADKSKEELHDINETATIAGRLMTKRGKGKVGFAHLQDREGQIQIYVRKDTVGDDNYQIFKKADIGDFLGVEGEIMRTDMGELSIKAMHITHLSKALRPLPEKFHGLTDVETIYRKRYLDLISNRESLERFITRSKIISEIRRYLDGLGFLEVETPVLHNEAGGAAAKPFTTHHNAQDMDMVLRIATELHLKRLIVGGMERVYEMGRIFRNEGMDATHNPEFTSIEVYQAYADFEDIMDLTEGIVQHAAKAVKGDGPITYQGTEIKINEPFKRAHIVDLIKEVTGVDFWKEMTLAEAQALAQEKNVPLEKHYTSVGHIINAFFEEFVEETLIQPIFVYGHPVEVSPLAKKNADDPRFTDRFELFIMTKEYGNAFTELNDPIDQLERFKAQAAAKELGDDEATGIDYDYVEALEYGMPPTGGLGIGIDRLVMLLTNTTTIRDVLLFPTMK, encoded by the coding sequence ATGTCACATCAACATACAGAAGAATTGAATGACCAACAAATTGTCCGCCGCGAAAAAATGGCAGCCTTGGCTGAACAAGGGATAGATCCATTTGGCAAGCGTTTTGAACGTACGGCTACTTCTGGTCAATTAAAAGAAAAATATGCTGACAAATCAAAAGAAGAATTACATGACATCAATGAAACAGCTACCATTGCTGGGCGTCTGATGACCAAGCGAGGTAAAGGCAAGGTTGGCTTTGCCCATCTGCAAGACCGCGAAGGTCAAATTCAAATTTATGTCCGTAAAGATACTGTTGGCGATGATAATTATCAAATTTTTAAAAAGGCTGATATTGGAGACTTTTTAGGTGTAGAAGGTGAAATCATGCGTACAGATATGGGCGAGCTTTCCATCAAAGCTATGCATATAACGCATCTTTCCAAGGCACTGCGTCCGCTGCCTGAAAAATTCCATGGTTTAACGGATGTTGAAACCATCTACCGCAAGCGTTATCTCGATTTAATTTCCAACCGCGAGAGTCTAGAACGCTTTATCACTCGTTCAAAGATCATCTCAGAAATCCGTCGCTATCTGGATGGTCTTGGTTTCTTAGAAGTAGAAACACCTGTCCTTCATAATGAAGCTGGTGGTGCTGCTGCTAAACCATTCACAACCCATCATAACGCTCAAGATATGGATATGGTTCTTCGTATTGCAACGGAACTGCATTTAAAACGACTGATTGTTGGTGGTATGGAAAGAGTTTACGAAATGGGACGTATTTTCCGTAATGAAGGAATGGATGCCACTCATAATCCTGAATTCACTTCAATTGAAGTCTACCAAGCCTATGCTGACTTTGAAGACATCATGGATTTAACAGAAGGTATTGTGCAACATGCTGCTAAAGCCGTTAAGGGTGATGGCCCTATTACTTATCAAGGTACCGAAATTAAGATTAATGAACCCTTCAAACGTGCTCACATTGTTGATTTAATCAAGGAAGTGACTGGTGTTGATTTTTGGAAAGAAATGACCTTGGCGGAAGCACAGGCCCTTGCTCAAGAAAAAAATGTTCCACTTGAAAAACACTATACTTCTGTTGGACACATTATCAATGCCTTCTTTGAAGAATTCGTCGAAGAAACACTCATTCAACCAATCTTTGTTTATGGCCATCCTGTTGAAGTTTCACCACTAGCTAAGAAAAATGCAGACGATCCTCGTTTTACAGACCGTTTTGAACTTTTCATTATGACTAAGGAATACGGAAATGCCTTCACTGAATTAAACGACCCAATTGATCAATTGGAACGCTTTAAAGCTCAAGCAGCTGCCAAAGAATTGGGAGATGACGAAGCTACAGGCATTGACTATGACTATGTTGAAGCCCTTGAGTACGGCATGCCACCAACAGGCGGACTTGGCATTGGTATTGACCGCTTAGTCATGCTCTTAACAAACACAACAACCATTCGCGATGTCTTACTCTTCCCAACGATGAAATAA
- a CDS encoding YSIRK-type signal peptide-containing protein (The YSIRK form of extended signal peptide directs nascent proteins to the cross-wall site, while signal peptides lacking YSIRK direct proteins instead to the cell pole. A large fraction of YSIRK proteins are surface proteins anchored by sortase-mediated processing of a C-terminal LPXTG motif.) has protein sequence MIFEKQKHFSLRKLKFGLVSVAIIAFLFAVTKTVEADVMVTTEQRQTSEINSSSQEVENQTSNQVEVKTDSVNRDPQEKTESVATDAPSMNSANNTSQSDKQNTVNEISSDSQQTKADEQTDLPQNSFKQQSTHVKMTTEAEKKPSHSTNTFVNDGNGNWYYLGADGKNVTGRQTIDGKVMYFAQDGKQVKGAFAQDSDGNKHYYDRDSGEMWTNRFVNDQGNWYYLDSDGVPVTGSVTVNGQSLYFNSDGSQVKGNFVEEDGSSHYYDKNSGDLLRKTSRTINGVNYQFDNDGNAKAIDKIEVVKTSLVVDSYEFGPSVSKIILEFNHKVTPAVVHAGAMVTTAGVQRKILNSYVSNASGHVVYFDSSHYVTLELDIPYDPNDSSKNASPFIFDSAAFRNNWVNSYTVKVDNLQVQADGSNSSQIISSEQDAINNRFLPTTDRFSERGSYGNFNYAAYQPETAIGGEKNPLIVWLHGIGEVGTDINIPLLASNVARLTEDPIQSHFTSTGSGSQKGAYVLVPQSSTPWSQNQTASLMALIKAYVASHPDIDSRRIYLAGVSNGGGMTLDMGVAYPNYFAALVPIAASYSNQLADNQITAAALKALKGQPMWLIHTRADKTISTDSSVLPFYKELLQAGAQNKWFSYYETNVGKHHSGVTYNGHWSWVYFLNDQVTGVQNTDNAKNWSGLSGMVATNPTYGGDAKATVNGRTYSNVFDWLNGQRRR, from the coding sequence ATGATATTTGAAAAGCAAAAACACTTTAGTTTACGTAAACTAAAGTTTGGTTTAGTTTCAGTTGCGATCATAGCTTTCTTATTTGCTGTAACAAAGACTGTAGAAGCTGACGTGATGGTGACAACTGAACAAAGGCAAACAAGTGAGATTAACTCCAGTTCCCAAGAAGTGGAGAATCAGACTTCAAATCAGGTGGAAGTAAAAACGGATAGTGTAAACAGGGATCCTCAAGAAAAGACAGAAAGTGTTGCAACTGATGCCCCTTCAATGAATTCAGCTAATAATACAAGTCAGTCTGACAAACAAAATACTGTTAATGAAATATCTTCAGATAGTCAGCAAACGAAAGCAGATGAACAAACTGATTTACCGCAAAATAGCTTTAAACAACAATCCACTCATGTTAAAATGACTACTGAAGCAGAAAAAAAACCGTCACATTCGACTAATACCTTTGTTAATGATGGTAATGGTAATTGGTATTATCTTGGTGCTGATGGTAAAAATGTTACAGGCCGTCAAACGATTGATGGCAAGGTTATGTACTTTGCTCAAGATGGTAAGCAAGTTAAGGGTGCTTTTGCTCAAGACTCGGATGGAAATAAACATTATTATGACAGAGATAGTGGTGAGATGTGGACTAATCGTTTTGTCAATGATCAAGGCAATTGGTATTATCTTGATAGTGATGGTGTCCCTGTCACCGGTAGTGTTACTGTCAATGGTCAGTCTCTGTATTTTAATTCGGATGGTAGTCAGGTTAAAGGGAATTTTGTTGAAGAAGATGGATCCTCGCATTATTATGATAAAAATTCTGGAGATTTACTGAGAAAGACAAGCCGGACCATTAATGGTGTTAACTACCAATTTGATAATGATGGAAATGCAAAGGCGATTGACAAAATTGAGGTTGTTAAGACCAGTCTTGTAGTTGATAGTTATGAATTTGGTCCTTCTGTTTCAAAGATTATTCTTGAGTTCAATCATAAGGTAACTCCTGCTGTTGTTCATGCTGGTGCAATGGTAACAACTGCTGGAGTTCAAAGAAAAATTCTTAATTCTTATGTCTCTAATGCTTCAGGACATGTGGTTTACTTTGATAGTAGCCATTATGTGACACTTGAATTAGATATTCCTTATGATCCAAATGATAGCAGCAAAAACGCATCACCCTTTATTTTTGACTCAGCAGCCTTTCGTAATAACTGGGTCAACAGTTATACTGTCAAAGTAGATAATTTGCAGGTGCAAGCAGATGGTTCTAATAGCAGTCAAATCATCAGTTCAGAGCAAGATGCTATCAATAATCGTTTCTTGCCTACAACGGATCGTTTTTCAGAACGTGGTAGTTATGGTAATTTTAATTATGCCGCCTACCAACCAGAAACAGCTATTGGCGGTGAGAAGAATCCATTGATTGTCTGGTTGCATGGTATAGGAGAAGTAGGCACTGATATTAATATTCCGCTTCTAGCCAGCAATGTGGCTCGTTTAACGGAAGATCCTATTCAAAGTCATTTCACTTCTACAGGTAGTGGTAGTCAAAAGGGAGCCTATGTGCTAGTTCCTCAAAGTTCAACTCCTTGGTCTCAAAATCAAACAGCTAGCTTAATGGCGCTCATTAAAGCCTATGTAGCAAGCCATCCAGATATTGATAGCCGACGCATTTATTTGGCAGGCGTTTCTAATGGTGGCGGTATGACTCTGGATATGGGAGTTGCCTATCCCAACTATTTTGCAGCCTTAGTTCCTATTGCTGCTTCCTATAGTAATCAATTAGCAGATAATCAGATTACCGCTGCTGCTTTGAAAGCTCTGAAAGGTCAACCAATGTGGTTGATTCATACACGGGCTGATAAAACAATATCTACAGATAGTAGTGTTCTACCATTCTATAAAGAGTTACTTCAAGCTGGCGCACAAAATAAATGGTTTTCCTATTATGAAACTAATGTTGGCAAACATCACTCTGGCGTCACTTATAACGGTCACTGGTCTTGGGTTTATTTCTTGAATGATCAAGTAACTGGCGTTCAAAATACTGATAACGCCAAGAATTGGTCTGGACTTTCTGGCATGGTTGCGACCAATCCAACCTATGGCGGTGATGCCAAAGCTACTGTCAATGGCAGAACTTATAGTAATGTCTTTGATTGGCTAAATGGTCAGCGAAGAAGGTAA